Proteins encoded by one window of Desulfovibrio ferrophilus:
- a CDS encoding lipopolysaccharide assembly protein LapA domain-containing protein, whose translation MRYVKMLLLLALFFLSMVMFAQNMETLNTALPLSLELFGTPVFALEQPVYLCLLSLFVLGGLLCTLYFLCEKIRLSREVSQAKKKVASLEQEVNSLRNLPLDDSNYSAEPEAKNEE comes from the coding sequence ATGCGTTATGTCAAAATGCTGCTGTTGCTGGCTCTGTTCTTCTTGTCCATGGTCATGTTTGCCCAGAACATGGAGACCCTGAACACCGCCCTGCCCCTGTCTCTGGAACTGTTCGGGACTCCTGTCTTTGCCCTTGAGCAGCCCGTATACCTCTGCCTGCTGAGCCTCTTTGTACTGGGTGGCCTGCTGTGTACCCTGTATTTCCTGTGCGAGAAAATCCGCCTGTCGCGTGAAGTCTCCCAGGCAAAAAAGAAGGTCGCTTCTTTGGAGCAGGAAGTGAACTCCCTGCGCAATCTTCCCTTGGACGACAGCAACTACTCTGCCGAGCCGGAAGCCAAGAACGAGGAGTAA
- a CDS encoding HIT family protein has protein sequence MEVLWAPWRLEYILGPKPDSCPFCLPEHTDEDTARRVLYRGRKAFVIMNIFPYNNGHLMVCPYRHVMNLVDLETDEQHELMDLLNHTTRILQERFTPGGVNIGLNLGEAAGAGIREHMHFHLVPRWVGDSSFMAITSETRVVPEHIDSTYAALKPYFDRLDETAG, from the coding sequence ATGGAAGTCCTCTGGGCCCCTTGGCGGCTGGAATATATTCTGGGCCCGAAACCCGATTCCTGCCCTTTCTGCCTGCCCGAGCACACCGATGAAGATACCGCACGTCGCGTGCTGTATCGAGGTCGCAAGGCCTTTGTCATCATGAACATTTTCCCCTATAATAATGGGCACCTCATGGTCTGCCCGTACCGCCATGTGATGAATCTCGTGGATCTGGAAACCGATGAGCAACACGAGCTCATGGATTTATTGAATCATACCACCAGGATTCTTCAGGAACGCTTTACGCCTGGCGGAGTGAACATCGGGCTGAACCTTGGCGAGGCCGCCGGGGCTGGGATCAGGGAGCACATGCACTTCCACCTCGTGCCCCGCTGGGTAGGCGATTCCTCTTTTATGGCTATCACGTCCGAAACACGTGTTGTGCCCGAGCATATCGATTCCACCTACGCCGCACTGAAACCATATTTCGACCGCCTCGATGAGACGGCCGGGTAA
- a CDS encoding LOG family protein produces the protein MEAARQGARKAGGQTIGILPGLDPTDANPYIDTAVATGLGQMRNLLVVMNGDLVIAVEGGYGTLSEVALELKAG, from the coding sequence ATGGAAGCAGCCCGTCAGGGCGCACGCAAGGCCGGAGGGCAAACCATCGGCATCCTTCCAGGTCTTGACCCGACCGACGCCAACCCGTACATCGATACGGCTGTGGCCACAGGGCTTGGGCAAATGCGCAATCTTCTCGTGGTCATGAATGGCGATCTGGTCATTGCCGTGGAAGGCGGCTATGGCACTCTTTCCGAAGTGGCTCTGGAGCTCAAGGCCGGTTGA
- a CDS encoding CBS domain-containing protein, translating into MNKPEKIDAPLIITSHANADFDSLAAMVAASRLYPGAVLVFPGSQEKNLRNFYIQSAMYMFNFRNVREIDLSTVRTLVLVDTRQQGRVPHVKQAFDNPNLEIHTYDHHPDNDDDVVHSKGKVIDWGSTATILTHEIMGMGITLKPDEATIIGLGIFEDTGSFTFNSTKPEDFQAAAWLLTQGMDTTVISDLITRDLSAEQVSLLNALLESAKTHDIRGVPVVTAEISTEEYVSDFALLAHKIIDMENIRVLFALGRMHDRVHLVARSRSPEVDVGQICASFGGGGHAAAASASIKDRTMSQVKDELFALLNTLIRPQHGVQDLMSRPAIVIEREMTTAEAAEIMSRYGLKAAPIVDMETGKFIGVLEHQIADKAVGHGLSETPATDYMMRASASVSPDTNLYEIIEIVLGQGQRLVPVIDKGHIVGVVTRTDLINLLVDEPARIPESLMPERSRERNIRILLNERLPKELVGILHEAGELADELEQSIYAVGGFVRDILMDTPNLDLDLVVEGDGIAFAQALGDKLGGRVRAHRKFQTAVIVLPDGQHIDVATARLEYYEYPAALPTVELSSIKMDLYRRDFTINALAVQLNKSQFGRLVDFFGAQRDIKNRVIRVLHSLSFVEDPTRILRAIRFAQRYSFQIGGQTERLIKNALGLGMMEKLSGSRLFNEMCLIFEEKTALACLRQMRDLRLLSAIHPMLTLSPAQEELLEEIEKVLEWYRLLYLNHAPRSWIIYFMALANGAKDEETQSLAERFNLTPKQINDFLALRKQLNQSIYHYKMWKHRKGPLSQLCFQLDELPVEGVLFFMSKFKQEATRRDLSQYLTRLKDAELDISGRDLQLAGLPEGPAYGEILKKVRAAMLDGNASCREDQLNLVRKIIKDPAYIGLEPHPRTKKDSNSR; encoded by the coding sequence ATGAATAAACCAGAAAAGATAGACGCTCCCCTGATCATTACATCCCACGCCAATGCGGATTTCGATTCATTGGCGGCCATGGTCGCAGCGAGCAGACTCTATCCTGGAGCGGTCCTTGTCTTCCCCGGAAGCCAGGAAAAAAACCTACGCAATTTTTATATCCAGAGCGCCATGTACATGTTCAATTTCCGCAACGTTCGGGAAATCGATCTGTCCACTGTCCGAACTCTGGTCCTGGTGGATACACGGCAACAGGGGCGCGTGCCTCATGTCAAACAGGCTTTTGACAACCCAAATCTCGAAATCCATACCTACGACCACCATCCAGATAACGATGACGATGTTGTACACTCCAAGGGGAAAGTCATTGATTGGGGGTCAACGGCCACCATTCTGACCCATGAAATCATGGGAATGGGCATCACCCTGAAGCCTGACGAAGCGACCATCATTGGACTTGGTATTTTCGAAGATACAGGCTCGTTCACCTTCAATTCCACAAAACCTGAGGATTTCCAGGCTGCTGCGTGGTTGCTGACCCAGGGCATGGACACCACGGTCATCTCAGACCTCATTACCCGGGACCTCTCCGCCGAACAGGTCTCCCTGCTCAATGCCCTGCTGGAATCGGCCAAAACCCACGACATTCGTGGTGTACCCGTTGTGACAGCCGAAATCTCAACTGAAGAATACGTCAGTGATTTCGCGCTATTGGCTCACAAAATCATCGACATGGAGAACATTCGGGTTCTGTTTGCCCTCGGTCGAATGCACGACCGGGTTCATCTCGTAGCGCGTTCCAGAAGTCCAGAGGTAGACGTCGGCCAGATTTGTGCATCCTTCGGTGGAGGTGGGCATGCAGCCGCAGCCTCCGCCAGCATCAAGGATCGCACCATGTCGCAGGTCAAGGACGAACTCTTTGCGCTGCTCAATACCCTGATTCGCCCACAGCACGGCGTGCAGGACCTGATGTCCCGCCCGGCCATTGTCATCGAACGCGAAATGACCACGGCTGAAGCGGCAGAAATCATGTCTCGCTACGGCTTGAAGGCTGCACCCATCGTGGACATGGAGACAGGTAAATTCATTGGTGTTCTCGAGCATCAAATCGCCGACAAGGCCGTGGGGCACGGACTTTCCGAGACCCCTGCCACCGATTACATGATGCGTGCCTCGGCTTCCGTTTCACCGGATACCAATCTGTATGAGATCATCGAGATCGTTCTGGGCCAAGGCCAACGTCTGGTCCCTGTCATCGACAAGGGCCATATCGTTGGTGTTGTGACACGCACAGACCTGATCAATTTGTTGGTGGACGAACCCGCTCGAATTCCAGAGTCGCTGATGCCTGAGCGCTCACGGGAACGAAACATCCGCATCCTGCTCAATGAACGCCTGCCAAAGGAACTGGTTGGCATTCTGCACGAGGCCGGAGAACTTGCCGACGAACTCGAACAATCCATTTATGCTGTAGGTGGATTTGTCCGCGACATTCTGATGGATACCCCCAACCTGGACCTGGATCTGGTAGTGGAAGGTGACGGAATCGCCTTTGCCCAGGCTTTGGGGGACAAACTTGGTGGTCGTGTCCGAGCTCACCGCAAATTCCAAACAGCCGTTATTGTCCTGCCCGATGGACAACACATTGACGTGGCCACGGCCCGGCTGGAGTACTACGAGTACCCAGCGGCTCTACCCACCGTGGAACTGTCTTCCATAAAAATGGACCTCTATCGACGGGACTTCACCATCAATGCCTTGGCCGTACAGCTCAATAAGAGCCAATTTGGGCGGCTGGTAGACTTTTTCGGGGCACAGCGGGACATCAAAAACCGCGTGATCCGCGTGCTACATTCCTTGTCCTTTGTGGAAGACCCTACCCGCATCCTGCGCGCCATCCGTTTTGCCCAGCGTTATTCCTTTCAAATCGGTGGACAAACTGAACGGCTCATCAAAAACGCTCTGGGCCTGGGCATGATGGAAAAACTTTCAGGCAGCCGCCTGTTCAACGAGATGTGTCTGATTTTCGAGGAGAAAACGGCTCTGGCGTGCCTGCGCCAGATGCGTGATCTGCGCCTGCTTTCGGCCATTCATCCCATGTTGACACTGTCTCCAGCTCAAGAGGAACTGCTGGAGGAAATCGAAAAGGTGCTGGAATGGTACCGCCTGCTCTACCTGAATCACGCGCCCCGTTCCTGGATCATCTACTTCATGGCCCTGGCTAATGGCGCCAAGGATGAAGAGACCCAGTCACTGGCCGAGCGCTTCAACCTGACTCCCAAGCAGATCAACGATTTCCTGGCGCTTCGCAAGCAGCTCAACCAGTCCATTTACCATTATAAGATGTGGAAGCATCGCAAAGGCCCACTCTCTCAGTTATGCTTCCAGCTGGATGAATTACCGGTGGAAGGCGTCCTGTTCTTTATGTCCAAATTCAAGCAGGAAGCCACACGCCGCGACCTGTCTCAATATCTGACACGCTTGAAAGACGCAGAATTGGACATCAGCGGGCGCGACCTGCAACTTGCCGGATTACCCGAAGGACCAGCTTATGGGGAAATCCTGAAAAAGGTTCGTGCGGCCATGCTGGACGGCAATGCCTCCTGCCGTGAGGACCAACTGAATCTGGTCAGGAAAATAATCAAGGACCCAGCGTATATCGGCCTGGAACCTCATCCCAGAACCAAAAAGGACTCCAACTCCCGCTAG
- the xerD gene encoding site-specific tyrosine recombinase XerD gives MTALHDSYSAHPQMDAYLEHLLVVRGLSENSLAAYATDLREFSTFLNEKNAELADVSGQTLSLYLFHLRRKGLASRSLARHLSALRGFFSYLADEGLADSDPAEFLENPKLPRKLPEVLTINEMAEVLKQPDLSTKLGFRDRTMLELLYAAGLRVSELVEMKAFDFDPQVGVLKIFGKGSKERLIPIHYAAQEFLQNYLQSWRGQFKPVEDAVFLNRSGKGLSRQAVWKAVKRHALTAGITRNVSPHTFRHSFATHLLEGGADLRTVQLLLGHADIAATEIYTHVQAGRLVKIHRQHHPRSGM, from the coding sequence ATGACAGCACTCCATGACTCCTACTCCGCTCATCCTCAGATGGATGCCTACCTTGAGCATCTGCTCGTGGTTCGCGGCCTGTCGGAGAACAGCCTGGCCGCCTATGCTACCGATCTGCGAGAATTTTCAACCTTCCTGAATGAGAAAAACGCCGAGCTTGCAGATGTAAGCGGACAAACCCTGTCCCTCTATCTCTTTCATTTGCGTCGCAAGGGGCTTGCCAGCAGAAGCCTGGCCCGCCATCTCTCTGCCTTACGTGGCTTTTTCTCGTACCTGGCGGATGAAGGCCTAGCCGATTCCGATCCCGCTGAGTTCCTAGAAAACCCCAAGCTGCCCCGCAAACTACCGGAAGTATTGACTATCAACGAGATGGCCGAGGTACTCAAACAACCCGATCTTTCCACCAAGCTGGGATTCCGGGATCGAACCATGCTTGAACTCCTCTATGCCGCCGGGCTTCGCGTCTCTGAACTGGTGGAAATGAAGGCTTTCGACTTCGACCCTCAGGTGGGTGTTCTCAAAATTTTCGGAAAAGGTTCCAAGGAACGTTTGATCCCCATCCACTATGCTGCTCAGGAATTCCTGCAGAATTATTTGCAAAGCTGGCGCGGACAATTTAAACCCGTTGAAGATGCGGTGTTCCTGAACCGCTCAGGCAAGGGATTGTCCCGACAGGCCGTATGGAAAGCTGTCAAACGTCATGCGTTGACAGCGGGCATTACCAGAAATGTCTCACCGCACACCTTCAGACACTCCTTTGCCACTCACCTTCTGGAGGGCGGGGCCGACTTGAGAACCGTACAGCTCCTTCTGGGGCATGCAGATATCGCAGCAACCGAAATTTACACTCATGTCCAGGCTGGTCGACTGGTCAAAATTCACCGTCAGCACCACCCCCGGTCAGGAATGTAA
- a CDS encoding LL-diaminopimelate aminotransferase → MPDFKLAQRIAELPPYLFAQIDAVKREVAARGVDIISLGIGDPDLPTPDFIIDKLAESARKAPNHRYPDYEGMLSFRTAVATWYKQRFDVDLNPATEVVSLIGSKEGIAHFPLAFTNPGDMNLVCTPNYPVYPIATKFAGGEVEFVPLTEDNAYLPDLDAISDESWAKAKSIYLNYPNNPTAGVADDAFFEKLIKKCIETETIIVHDAAYTEIYFDPANKPKSIMEYAGAKEVAIEFHSLSKTYNMTGWRVAMAVGNATLVGGLGKVKTNVDSGIFQAVQEAGIAALEQGEPYAEKFRGIYRERRDAVVAALRKAGIKCPLPDASFYIWANVPEGYNSSDFVTKVIQETGVVLTPGNGFGAPGEGYFRISLTVPTERLEEAVSRIASL, encoded by the coding sequence GTGCCCGATTTCAAGCTTGCGCAGCGCATTGCTGAGCTGCCCCCATATCTGTTTGCCCAGATCGATGCCGTGAAACGCGAGGTTGCCGCGCGCGGTGTGGACATCATCAGTCTGGGGATCGGCGATCCCGATCTGCCTACCCCTGATTTTATCATCGACAAGCTCGCCGAGTCTGCCAGAAAAGCCCCGAATCATCGCTATCCGGATTATGAGGGGATGCTGTCCTTTAGGACTGCGGTGGCAACGTGGTACAAGCAGCGTTTTGACGTTGACCTTAATCCGGCAACCGAAGTGGTCAGCCTGATTGGCTCCAAGGAGGGCATTGCCCATTTCCCCTTGGCCTTCACCAATCCTGGCGACATGAACTTGGTCTGCACGCCCAATTATCCCGTGTATCCCATCGCCACGAAATTTGCCGGAGGTGAGGTGGAGTTTGTTCCTCTGACCGAGGACAATGCCTACTTGCCGGATCTGGACGCCATCAGTGATGAATCATGGGCCAAGGCCAAGTCCATCTATCTGAATTATCCCAATAATCCCACTGCCGGGGTTGCCGATGATGCCTTTTTTGAGAAATTGATCAAGAAATGCATCGAGACTGAAACCATCATTGTCCATGACGCGGCCTATACCGAAATTTATTTCGACCCGGCCAATAAGCCCAAGAGTATTATGGAGTATGCGGGAGCCAAGGAAGTGGCCATTGAGTTCCACTCCCTGTCCAAGACGTACAACATGACCGGCTGGCGCGTGGCCATGGCTGTGGGTAACGCCACGCTTGTGGGTGGTCTGGGCAAGGTCAAGACCAATGTGGATTCCGGTATTTTCCAGGCTGTCCAGGAAGCGGGTATCGCCGCACTGGAGCAGGGCGAGCCTTATGCTGAAAAGTTCCGAGGCATCTACAGAGAGCGGCGTGACGCTGTTGTGGCTGCTCTTCGAAAGGCGGGCATCAAATGCCCGTTGCCTGACGCCTCCTTTTATATCTGGGCCAACGTCCCCGAAGGATATAACTCTTCGGACTTCGTGACCAAGGTCATTCAGGAGACGGGCGTAGTCCTGACTCCAGGCAATGGCTTCGGCGCGCCTGGTGAAGGCTACTTCCGTATCTCGTTGACCGTACCTACAGAACGTTTGGAGGAAGCGGTATCCCGCATCGCCTCTCTATAA
- the folK gene encoding 2-amino-4-hydroxy-6-hydroxymethyldihydropteridine diphosphokinase, translating into MGQPTENLARAMTRLGEIPDVLGVEASPIYRTEPQLVREQSWFANQVARVICGPQVTPFAFLEELLNLEIDLGRDRTRGEGAPIRYGPRVIDLDLLLFDDVVMQTERLTLPHPGILARAFVLLPLVDLAPDLVLPDGIAIREVLEQLDYRREGDQIWQD; encoded by the coding sequence ATGGGCCAGCCCACGGAGAATCTTGCCCGGGCGATGACCCGTCTGGGCGAGATTCCCGATGTTCTGGGCGTCGAAGCTTCTCCCATCTATCGCACCGAGCCGCAGTTGGTGCGCGAGCAATCGTGGTTTGCCAACCAAGTTGCGCGCGTGATATGCGGCCCACAGGTCACCCCGTTTGCATTTCTTGAAGAACTTCTGAACCTTGAGATTGATCTTGGACGGGATCGAACTCGAGGGGAGGGCGCTCCAATTCGTTATGGGCCACGGGTCATTGATCTTGATCTGTTGCTGTTCGATGACGTGGTGATGCAGACAGAGCGTCTGACCTTGCCCCATCCGGGGATTCTGGCACGCGCATTTGTGTTGCTGCCGCTTGTGGATCTGGCCCCTGATCTCGTTTTGCCCGATGGGATAGCCATAAGAGAAGTTCTTGAACAGTTGGATTATCGTCGTGAGGGCGATCAGATTTGGCAGGACTAA
- a CDS encoding transcriptional regulator, translating into MLKFIVIGVALFFLYKMFKGDARKKETHSDKERDRLIASGEMIKDPICGTYVDKDADIRVKDDQGVHCFCSFECRDKYLKQLESGE; encoded by the coding sequence ATGCTCAAATTTATCGTCATCGGCGTGGCCCTATTCTTTCTGTACAAGATGTTCAAGGGAGATGCCCGTAAGAAAGAGACCCACAGTGACAAGGAACGTGATCGCCTGATCGCTTCGGGTGAGATGATCAAGGATCCCATTTGTGGAACCTATGTGGACAAGGACGCAGACATTCGAGTCAAGGATGATCAGGGCGTTCACTGTTTTTGCAGCTTCGAGTGTCGCGACAAGTATCTGAAGCAGCTTGAATCGGGAGAGTAG
- the fsa gene encoding fructose-6-phosphate aldolase yields MRFFIDTANLDEIHQAQKYGLIDGVTTNPSLFAKEQQDWKELAAAICKAVDGPVSLEVVGLTAEEMVAEARELVKFGPNVVVKIPMIMEGLVAVRQLSQMGIDTNVTLVFSPLQALMAAKAGATYVSPFVGRVDDTGADGMELIEQIVTIFNNYNFKTQVLVASIRSPMHIVESALMGADVSTIPYKVLERLAKHPLTDKGLADFLADWKNTKGAGR; encoded by the coding sequence ATGCGTTTTTTTATCGACACGGCCAATCTTGATGAAATTCATCAGGCCCAAAAGTATGGCTTGATTGATGGCGTGACCACCAATCCGTCGCTGTTTGCCAAGGAACAACAGGATTGGAAGGAGTTGGCAGCGGCTATTTGCAAGGCCGTTGACGGTCCGGTCAGCCTTGAAGTCGTTGGCCTGACAGCAGAAGAGATGGTGGCTGAGGCCAGAGAGCTGGTCAAATTCGGTCCCAATGTCGTTGTCAAGATTCCCATGATCATGGAAGGTCTCGTCGCTGTTCGACAGCTATCCCAGATGGGTATCGACACCAATGTCACCCTCGTTTTTTCGCCCCTGCAGGCTCTGATGGCCGCTAAGGCCGGTGCTACCTACGTGAGTCCTTTTGTCGGTCGTGTGGACGATACCGGGGCTGATGGCATGGAACTCATCGAACAGATCGTTACTATCTTTAATAATTACAATTTTAAAACACAGGTACTGGTAGCCAGCATTCGTAGCCCTATGCACATTGTTGAATCCGCTCTGATGGGCGCCGATGTCTCGACAATTCCCTACAAAGTCCTTGAAAGGTTGGCGAAGCATCCATTGACTGACAAGGGCTTGGCCGATTTCCTGGCTGATTGGAAAAATACCAAGGGGGCAGGGCGCTGA
- a CDS encoding CHASE2 domain-containing protein — protein MKQQLLKAFERFRDSWAFLFVLGMASTMFIAWLYMQRPVLLKALDLKLYDQMMRVSHSTETSGTPVIVDLDERSLAAYGQWPWPRYRVALLLAKIRQAGALAVGIDIVFAEDDRTSPKIIQQDIKRDLQVNMGFTGIPQALMDNDQVLAGVLGQGPFVLGYYLNFDDGHIAASDDCVLHPVSLVEKRSKNAPPSKDFMVDAPSVVCNIPALGAAARMSGFFNTNPDLDGIYRKTPLFAHYKGKLYPSLSMATLMTAIGAKQAVIKVSEQGVESVRVGGTVIPVDRQGQVFAHYRGPRESFPYISASKILSDSLRPGELKGKIVFLGTSAAGLKDLRATPFDPVMPGVEVHATVVDNILQKDFIQRPAWAPGLEFMVLIASGLLTTALLTWARAAMSLIPLGACAWGAWEGAVYLMETKGFHLSPLYSFLALGLNFALLTLVKYWREEGHKKFLQSTFASYLSPELIDEMFENKANPELGGEARVITAFFSDVQSFSNFSEKLTATQLVELLNEYLTAMTDILLLERGTLDKYEGDAIVAFIGAPMDVPDHALRACRIAVNMQNSILALREKWKSEKQLPDEPERNSKGYPPEVWGVGDKWPVIVHNMLVRIGLNSGEIVVGNMGSTMRMNYTMMGDAVNLAARLESGAKQYGVYNLISEYVLDQPAWDDSGNETTVREMVECRFIDNIAVVGKSEPVKVYELVAMKGDLTEQEIELFKLFDQGMKLYLDTQWDAAIEVFKEAEIIERVPEGMTTPSKAYIQRCYQFKTDPPVKQGQAWDGVYRMTKK, from the coding sequence ATGAAGCAACAACTGCTCAAGGCTTTTGAGCGTTTCAGAGACAGTTGGGCCTTTCTTTTTGTTCTGGGCATGGCCTCGACAATGTTCATCGCGTGGCTGTACATGCAGCGGCCAGTACTACTGAAGGCCCTGGACCTGAAGCTCTATGACCAGATGATGCGTGTGTCTCACAGCACCGAGACCAGCGGAACCCCGGTCATTGTCGATTTGGATGAACGCTCACTGGCAGCTTACGGCCAATGGCCATGGCCCAGATACCGTGTCGCCTTGCTTTTGGCCAAAATTCGTCAGGCCGGAGCATTGGCCGTGGGTATCGATATCGTTTTCGCAGAAGACGACCGCACATCCCCCAAGATCATCCAGCAAGACATCAAGCGTGATCTCCAGGTAAACATGGGATTTACTGGAATTCCTCAGGCTCTGATGGATAATGACCAAGTGCTGGCAGGCGTACTGGGCCAAGGGCCCTTTGTTCTGGGATATTACCTGAACTTCGATGATGGACATATTGCAGCGAGCGATGATTGCGTGCTTCATCCCGTCAGCCTGGTCGAAAAACGCTCCAAAAACGCTCCTCCCAGTAAAGACTTCATGGTGGATGCACCTTCGGTTGTCTGTAATATCCCCGCCTTGGGCGCTGCCGCCAGAATGTCCGGATTCTTCAATACCAACCCGGATCTGGACGGCATCTACCGCAAAACACCGCTCTTTGCCCACTATAAGGGCAAACTCTATCCCAGTCTTTCCATGGCAACCCTGATGACGGCCATCGGCGCCAAGCAGGCTGTGATCAAGGTCTCGGAGCAGGGGGTTGAAAGCGTCAGGGTAGGGGGCACGGTCATCCCGGTGGATCGACAGGGACAGGTTTTTGCCCATTATCGTGGCCCCAGAGAATCCTTTCCATACATCTCTGCTTCAAAAATTCTTTCGGACAGCCTGCGTCCAGGAGAATTGAAAGGGAAAATTGTCTTCCTGGGCACCTCGGCCGCGGGCCTGAAAGACCTGCGAGCCACCCCCTTTGACCCGGTCATGCCCGGCGTTGAAGTCCACGCCACGGTGGTGGACAACATCCTTCAAAAAGATTTCATCCAACGGCCAGCCTGGGCCCCGGGCCTGGAATTCATGGTACTCATCGCCTCGGGACTGCTGACCACAGCACTCCTGACCTGGGCCAGAGCCGCCATGAGTTTGATTCCGCTGGGTGCGTGCGCCTGGGGCGCTTGGGAAGGGGCCGTGTACTTGATGGAGACGAAAGGGTTCCATCTATCCCCACTCTATTCATTCCTCGCCCTAGGACTCAATTTCGCTCTGCTCACGCTGGTCAAATACTGGCGGGAGGAAGGGCATAAGAAATTCCTGCAATCCACTTTTGCCAGTTATTTATCCCCCGAACTTATTGATGAAATGTTTGAAAACAAGGCAAACCCGGAACTGGGCGGTGAAGCCCGTGTCATCACAGCCTTTTTCTCGGACGTTCAGAGCTTCTCTAACTTCTCCGAAAAGCTTACAGCAACCCAACTCGTTGAATTACTGAACGAATACCTAACAGCAATGACGGACATCCTACTACTTGAACGGGGCACGCTGGACAAATACGAAGGCGATGCCATCGTGGCCTTCATCGGCGCGCCCATGGATGTCCCTGACCATGCTCTTCGAGCCTGCAGAATTGCCGTAAACATGCAGAATTCCATACTTGCATTGCGCGAAAAGTGGAAATCTGAAAAACAATTGCCTGATGAACCGGAACGCAATTCCAAGGGCTATCCGCCTGAGGTCTGGGGCGTTGGCGACAAATGGCCTGTCATTGTCCATAATATGCTGGTGCGTATCGGTCTGAATTCTGGCGAAATTGTTGTAGGCAACATGGGCAGCACCATGCGCATGAACTACACCATGATGGGCGATGCCGTGAACCTGGCCGCGCGTCTGGAATCCGGGGCAAAACAGTACGGTGTGTACAACCTGATCAGCGAGTACGTCCTGGATCAACCGGCCTGGGACGATAGCGGCAACGAAACAACCGTCCGTGAGATGGTGGAGTGCCGTTTCATCGACAATATCGCAGTCGTGGGCAAGTCCGAGCCAGTCAAAGTCTATGAGCTCGTCGCCATGAAAGGTGACCTTACCGAACAGGAAATCGAACTATTCAAATTGTTTGACCAAGGCATGAAATTGTATCTGGATACGCAATGGGATGCAGCCATTGAAGTCTTCAAGGAAGCAGAAATAATTGAACGAGTCCCAGAAGGTATGACCACTCCTTCTAAGGCCTATATCCAGCGTTGCTATCAATTCAAGACAGATCCTCCTGTAAAGCAAGGTCAAGCCTGGGATGGCGTCTATCGCATGACCAAAAAGTAG
- a CDS encoding lysophospholipid acyltransferase family protein has protein sequence MKEILYEALAGAGHSLDFAGVERWGNRLGSLLWTALRERRSMAEENMVYHLGVTSEQARTMTRNNFRNTGRSFLELFLSKNVDKRFVKDRLTISDPESFQALVETDRPFVGTSAHLGAWELMIGLYHVLIPERKKQVVVRRPKDEALHKLMTRMRTNPTVEVVEHRQAVLKVLRCLKKGGATGFMVDHNCSTTEAVYLPFLKKIAAVNMGPALLAIRSEALIQPLYLLRDEENGFILHTEHALDTRVLTGSREEKIQKAALFYTQSVERAVHRWPEQWYWLHRRWKTQPPPEWNYIPPENMK, from the coding sequence ATGAAAGAAATTTTGTATGAAGCGCTTGCCGGGGCAGGGCATTCCCTGGATTTTGCCGGGGTGGAACGCTGGGGCAACCGCCTTGGCTCGCTACTGTGGACCGCACTTCGCGAGCGCCGGAGCATGGCCGAAGAGAACATGGTCTATCATCTCGGCGTTACATCAGAGCAAGCCCGAACCATGACTCGCAATAATTTCCGAAATACAGGACGCTCCTTTCTCGAACTTTTTCTATCGAAAAACGTGGACAAGCGCTTTGTCAAAGACCGCCTGACCATCTCTGATCCGGAATCATTTCAAGCATTAGTGGAAACAGATCGCCCATTTGTCGGGACATCGGCTCATCTTGGTGCCTGGGAATTGATGATCGGCCTGTATCATGTGCTGATCCCCGAGCGGAAAAAACAGGTTGTCGTCCGACGCCCTAAAGACGAAGCTCTTCACAAGCTCATGACCCGCATGCGCACCAATCCCACGGTTGAGGTTGTCGAACACCGTCAAGCTGTCCTCAAGGTCCTCAGGTGTCTGAAAAAAGGCGGGGCTACCGGATTTATGGTTGATCACAACTGCAGCACCACGGAAGCGGTCTATCTTCCGTTTTTGAAAAAAATTGCTGCGGTCAACATGGGGCCGGCACTCCTGGCCATCAGAAGTGAAGCACTCATTCAGCCTCTATATCTGCTCAGGGATGAAGAGAACGGCTTCATCCTCCACACCGAGCACGCCCTGGACACCAGAGTTCTCACCGGGAGCCGGGAGGAAAAAATTCAAAAAGCGGCTCTGTTCTATACTCAATCGGTAGAGCGTGCTGTACATCGCTGGCCCGAACAGTGGTACTGGCTGCACCGTCGCTGGAAGACTCAACCCCCTCCGGAATGGAATTACATTCCGCCCGAAAACATGAAGTAA